In Actinomycetota bacterium, one genomic interval encodes:
- the deoC gene encoding deoxyribose-phosphate aldolase, whose amino-acid sequence MKQEELAKSIDHTNLNPDATVKDIERLCVEAHKYNFASVCVNPCNVNIAHRLLHDSAVKVCTVAGFPLGATTSGAKAHEAREVIELGADEIDMVMNIGALKSGLYDEVYTDMRAVVEAARIGEVRAGRDIIIKVIIECGLLTDEQKIRASKIVQEAGGDFVKTSTGFAGSGATIEDVELIRSNVPFDMGIKASAGIKTADQAVALLNAGAGRIGTSSGVKIMEEALGERAFNSKGSNDLIR is encoded by the coding sequence GTGAAACAAGAAGAGCTGGCGAAAAGCATCGACCACACCAACCTTAACCCGGATGCCACAGTCAAGGATATCGAGCGCTTGTGTGTCGAGGCGCACAAATACAATTTCGCGTCGGTCTGCGTCAATCCCTGCAACGTAAATATCGCGCACCGTCTTTTGCATGATTCAGCTGTAAAGGTATGTACGGTCGCGGGGTTTCCGCTAGGGGCTACGACGAGTGGCGCCAAAGCCCATGAGGCGCGCGAGGTTATCGAACTCGGCGCGGACGAAATCGACATGGTAATGAATATCGGCGCCTTAAAGTCGGGCCTCTACGACGAGGTCTATACCGATATGCGGGCGGTGGTCGAGGCGGCTCGTATCGGCGAGGTGAGAGCCGGCCGCGACATCATAATCAAAGTCATCATCGAGTGCGGGCTCCTCACCGACGAGCAAAAAATCCGCGCTTCGAAAATAGTTCAGGAGGCCGGGGGAGACTTCGTTAAGACCAGCACCGGCTTTGCCGGTAGCGGGGCGACAATCGAAGACGTCGAACTCATCCGGTCGAACGTCCCTTTCGATATGGGCATAAAAGCATCGGCGGGCATCAAGACGGCAGACCAAGCCGTCGCGCTTTTGAACGCGGGCGCCGGCCGCATCGGCACCAGCAGCGGCGTTAAGATAATGGAGGAGGCTCTCGGGGAGCGGGCTTTTAACTCTAAGGGAAGCAATGATTTAATTAGATAA
- the recO gene encoding DNA repair protein RecO, with protein MSLYKTRGIVLRTHKLGEADRIVTILTANHGKVRAVAKGVRKTKSKFGSRLEPFTNVDLVLYKGRNLDIVTQAEIIDSLSEIRDNFDRITYGSAMLDLANKVSVEGERDVSLYNLLLRSLDVISKTRKNFRLLLIAFDIKLMAISGYMPKLERCVICEKKTGVKMRFSFEWGGVMCEECSIADRNSAAVGSATIETFIRLMRLPLSDVVALDVIARLEDDLYLMVRDYVDYYIESKLKSRDCLGRFTYN; from the coding sequence ATGTCTTTATATAAAACGCGCGGCATCGTTTTAAGAACCCATAAACTAGGCGAGGCCGACCGCATCGTTACGATTCTTACAGCAAACCACGGCAAGGTTAGGGCCGTCGCCAAGGGCGTGCGCAAGACCAAGAGCAAGTTCGGCAGCCGGCTCGAGCCGTTCACCAATGTCGACTTGGTTCTTTATAAAGGTCGAAATCTCGACATTGTCACACAGGCCGAAATCATCGACTCACTATCGGAGATTCGCGACAACTTCGATCGTATCACCTACGGTTCGGCCATGCTCGACCTCGCCAATAAAGTCTCGGTCGAAGGGGAGCGCGATGTCTCGCTCTATAACCTATTACTAAGAAGCCTCGATGTTATCTCTAAGACCAGAAAGAATTTCCGGCTGCTCCTCATCGCGTTCGATATCAAACTAATGGCTATCTCGGGGTACATGCCTAAACTAGAGCGCTGCGTGATCTGCGAGAAGAAAACGGGCGTGAAGATGCGTTTCAGTTTTGAATGGGGCGGCGTCATGTGCGAGGAGTGCTCTATCGCCGACAGAAACAGTGCCGCAGTCGGCTCGGCGACGATTGAGACGTTTATAAGATTGATGAGGTTGCCGCTGAGCGACGTCGTCGCCCTCGATGTTATCGCGCGCTTAGAAGACGACCTCTATCTCATGGTTAGGGATTACGTCGACTACTATATCGAGTCGAAGCTCAAGAGCAGGGACTGCTTGGGTCGTTTTACGTACAACTAG
- the mgtE gene encoding magnesium transporter: MRERNKILQAAAESLLKKEELEKAIGLFEKVHPADAAEIIGDLSDEFQKMIFETWDIPRAADTFQEMDEQEQMDIVELLSTPLISDILEEMDADDVADLLGAIDKKDAERILAAMDREDAQEALRLMEHGEDTAGGIMTPEFVALRKDMTAQESIDLLRAQAPGAETIYYVFIVNRDDQLVGVISLRDLIISQPDRLVEELMNPGVIYVDVDTDQEEVARIMSRYDLLALPVVDREHRLLGVVTIDDVVDVIEEEASEDIYRLGGVIREERLDSPALESIKNRLPWMAFNLGTAFLAAGVVSLFQSSISKVVILAAFMPIVAGMGGNMGTQTLTVTTRGIALGQLEFREGVRVVARQVGIGITIGALTGLLAGLVAYLARGNPYLGLVLFLAMTVNMGVAGLAGAGIPIVLRLLRQDPALGSGVIVTTFTDIFGFLAFLGLATMMLRFLI; encoded by the coding sequence ATGCGGGAGCGCAATAAAATACTTCAGGCAGCAGCGGAGAGCCTACTAAAAAAAGAAGAACTCGAAAAAGCGATAGGCCTCTTCGAGAAGGTACATCCCGCCGACGCCGCGGAGATCATCGGGGATCTTTCCGATGAGTTTCAAAAGATGATCTTCGAGACGTGGGACATCCCGAGAGCGGCCGATACCTTCCAGGAGATGGACGAGCAAGAGCAGATGGACATCGTCGAGTTGCTCAGCACGCCGCTCATCTCCGACATCCTCGAAGAGATGGACGCCGACGACGTCGCCGACCTGCTCGGCGCTATCGACAAGAAAGACGCCGAGCGAATTCTCGCCGCCATGGACAGGGAGGACGCGCAAGAGGCGCTCCGTTTGATGGAGCACGGCGAGGACACGGCCGGCGGTATTATGACCCCGGAATTCGTCGCGCTCAGGAAGGATATGACGGCCCAGGAGTCGATCGACCTGCTGCGCGCACAAGCCCCCGGCGCCGAGACGATTTACTACGTCTTTATAGTCAACCGCGACGACCAATTGGTCGGCGTCATCTCGCTTCGGGACCTTATCATCAGTCAGCCGGACCGGCTCGTCGAAGAACTGATGAACCCCGGCGTCATATACGTGGACGTCGATACCGATCAGGAAGAAGTCGCGCGCATCATGTCGCGGTACGACCTTCTGGCCCTGCCGGTCGTCGACCGCGAGCACCGTCTTCTCGGTGTCGTCACCATCGATGACGTCGTCGACGTCATCGAAGAAGAGGCCAGCGAAGACATATATCGCCTCGGTGGTGTCATACGCGAAGAAAGGCTCGACAGTCCGGCGCTGGAATCGATTAAGAACCGTCTTCCCTGGATGGCATTTAATCTCGGGACTGCTTTCTTGGCGGCAGGGGTTGTCTCCTTGTTCCAGAGTTCAATCTCCAAGGTCGTGATTCTCGCCGCGTTCATGCCGATAGTCGCGGGCATGGGCGGCAACATGGGCACTCAGACCCTGACCGTCACGACAAGAGGAATCGCTTTGGGTCAGCTCGAGTTTAGAGAAGGCGTGCGTGTTGTCGCCCGTCAAGTCGGCATAGGCATCACAATCGGCGCGCTCACCGGTCTCCTTGCCGGTCTGGTCGCTTATCTCGCGAGGGGTAATCCTTACTTGGGCTTAGTCTTGTTCTTGGCGATGACGGTCAATATGGGCGTCGCGGGTTTGGCCGGGGCGGGCATCCCGATTGTTTTGAGGCTTCTCCGCCAAGACCCGGCCTTGGGCTCAGGGGTTATAGTCACCACCTTCACCGATATCTTCGGTTTTCTGGCTTTCTTGGGCCTCGCGACTATGATGCTGAGATTCCTGATTTAG
- the glyQ gene encoding glycine--tRNA ligase subunit alpha — protein sequence MNFQKLMLTLQSFWAEYGCLIVQPYDIEVGAGTFHPATFLRSLGPEPWNVAYAQPSRRPTDGRYGDNPNRLQHYYQYQVILKPSPDDVQDVYLRSLERLGFDLSKHDIRFVEDDWESPTLGAWGLGWEVWLDGMEVTQFTYFQQVGGVDVKPVCAEITYGLERLAMYIQEKESVYDLEWVDGISYGEVHHENEVQGSKYNFDVANVAMLFTLFDTYEAEAKHILDNDLVFPAYEYVLKCSHAFNLLDARGALSVTERTRFIGRVRDLARLVAHAYYEQREARGFPLLKEAVAPGE from the coding sequence GTGAATTTCCAGAAATTAATGTTGACGCTCCAGTCGTTCTGGGCCGAATACGGCTGCTTGATAGTCCAGCCTTACGATATCGAAGTAGGCGCCGGAACCTTTCATCCGGCGACCTTTTTGCGCTCGCTCGGGCCTGAGCCGTGGAACGTAGCCTACGCGCAGCCCTCGCGGAGGCCGACCGACGGGCGCTACGGGGATAACCCCAACCGGCTCCAGCACTATTACCAATATCAAGTCATCTTAAAACCTTCTCCCGATGATGTGCAGGATGTATACCTTAGGAGTCTCGAGCGCCTCGGCTTCGACCTCTCCAAGCACGATATCCGCTTTGTGGAGGATGATTGGGAGTCGCCGACGCTCGGCGCCTGGGGGCTTGGCTGGGAGGTCTGGCTCGATGGAATGGAAGTCACGCAATTCACCTACTTCCAGCAGGTGGGCGGCGTCGATGTGAAGCCCGTCTGCGCGGAGATAACTTACGGGCTAGAACGTCTCGCCATGTATATCCAAGAAAAAGAAAGCGTCTACGACCTCGAATGGGTCGACGGCATCTCCTACGGTGAAGTCCATCACGAAAACGAGGTCCAGGGCTCTAAATACAACTTTGACGTCGCCAACGTGGCGATGCTCTTTACGCTCTTCGATACCTATGAGGCGGAGGCGAAACATATCCTCGATAACGACCTGGTCTTTCCGGCTTACGAGTATGTGCTGAAGTGCTCGCATGCGTTCAACTTGCTCGACGCGCGCGGCGCGCTCAGTGTTACCGAGCGAACCAGGTTTATAGGAAGGGTTCGCGACCTGGCTCGTCTGGTCGCCCACGCATATTATGAGCAAAGAGAAGCACGGGGCTTTCCGCTCTTGAAAGAGGCGGTGGCGCCGGGTGAGTAA
- the era gene encoding GTPase Era, giving the protein MDESDKRKESFKSGFAAIVGRPNAGKSTLLNYLAKEKVAIISDKPQTTRHTIRAILNLENAQVVLVDTPGLHKPKDSLGEHMNKSVRNALSDVDAVIFMVDASQVIGSGDLYIANELALLNTPKIMVLSKIDKLAPGDIEVQLEIAGQLGKFDEIIPLSAAKGQNVETLVEKMVELLPEGPQYYPPDMTTDQPERVVVAEFVREKALLLTREEVPHSIAVEVQEMKPRKDGEIVDIFATIFVERESQKGILIGKGGRVLKEIGSKARVDIEHLLGSHIFLDLRVGVKKDWRKEERYIKQFGYTE; this is encoded by the coding sequence ATGGACGAAAGCGACAAACGCAAGGAGAGCTTTAAATCGGGATTTGCGGCGATTGTGGGACGACCCAACGCCGGGAAGTCGACGCTATTGAATTATCTGGCAAAGGAGAAGGTCGCGATAATCTCCGATAAACCTCAAACCACGCGTCATACTATCCGTGCGATTTTAAATCTCGAGAATGCGCAGGTAGTCTTGGTGGATACGCCCGGCTTGCACAAGCCGAAGGATTCGCTCGGCGAGCACATGAACAAGAGCGTTCGCAACGCATTGAGCGACGTCGACGCCGTGATATTTATGGTCGATGCCTCGCAGGTAATCGGCTCCGGCGACCTCTATATCGCAAATGAACTCGCGTTGCTAAACACGCCTAAAATAATGGTCTTAAGTAAGATAGATAAGTTGGCGCCGGGCGATATCGAGGTTCAGCTGGAAATCGCCGGGCAGCTCGGAAAGTTCGACGAGATAATCCCGCTATCCGCCGCGAAGGGCCAAAACGTCGAGACCCTCGTCGAAAAGATGGTCGAGCTGTTGCCGGAGGGACCGCAATACTATCCGCCGGATATGACGACCGACCAGCCTGAACGGGTAGTGGTCGCGGAGTTTGTCCGGGAGAAAGCGCTCCTTTTGACCAGGGAAGAGGTTCCTCACAGCATAGCGGTCGAGGTGCAAGAGATGAAACCGCGCAAAGACGGCGAGATAGTCGATATTTTTGCGACCATCTTCGTCGAGCGGGAATCGCAGAAGGGAATCCTTATCGGCAAGGGCGGGCGTGTCCTCAAAGAGATAGGTTCCAAAGCGAGAGTGGATATCGAACATCTCTTGGGCAGTCACATATTTCTCGACTTGAGGGTTGGCGTTAAGAAAGACTGGCGCAAAGAAGAGCGCTATATAAAACAATTCGGTTATACGGAATAG